The Pelodiscus sinensis isolate JC-2024 chromosome 24, ASM4963464v1, whole genome shotgun sequence genomic interval GGGACttgtcatcttagaaaagaggagactaagggggcataggatagaggtctatacaaccATGGATGGCGTGGAAAAAGGaaattaggaaaagttatttacttgttcccataacacaagaactaagggtcgccaaatgaaatcaataggcagcaggtttgaaacaaaccaaaggaagtttttcttcacctagcacacactcaacctgtggaactcctcgccagaggatgtcgtgaagaccaggactttaacagggttccaaaaagagccagctagattgatggaggttaggtccatcaatggctactagccaggctgggcagggatggtgtccctagcttctgtttgtaagagacaggggagggatgatctgttctgttcactccctctggggcacctggcattggccactgtgggcagacaggacatggggctggatgggcccttggtctgacccagcctggccgctctgatgttcttatggcTCCTGACCCCACCCTGCCTGCTGAGCGCCACACGCTTTTCCTGAGACAGGAGCTCCAGAGAGTTGGCCACGCTGCAGGGCAGGGCATCTTCcctagcttcccccccccccgccccacccgatagccgccccgccccctccattcacaggggaggtgggggaaggggaccaCATGGGCGCTGAGTGTTCGAATAGTTTGCCGGTGCACCCTGTGGCTTCCAGCGGGGCCTAACGCCTCCCTTTGCGTCTGGGCACCCCGGGGGCGGCTGTAGCGTGCAGAAGCTGGGAGGCCTGAAAGGATCGTAAAAGCCTTTTGAGGCAgggccccccgccccaccccccgccaTAATGCAGTGCTTATAAACCGGAGACCGGTGGTGGTCCCCTTCCCCCGTCTCTGCGCGCCGGGAAAGTCGGGGGCTCACCCCGTGACGGGTTCTGGGAGAGGCAGCCGGCAGTGTCTGGACCAGGGAGGGCAGCCACACCCAGGCCCCCTCCTCCCGAAACAGCTTGGAAAAGGCCCCATAAGGGCGACCGGGGCCACCCGACCCCTTGAGCATCTGGGCCCCCGGTGACCTTCCTTCTCCTGGGAATACCCCCGCCCCGGCGCcaaggcagggtgagtggggaaaGCAGGGACAGGCTCGTGTGGGGCAGGGATATGCAGTGGGCGGGGGCCTGGGCGGGTTCGCACGGGATCCTGCGCTGGGGAATATTCTGCGCTTGCGGTGGGCTGAGAGCTGGGCTGGTTGAAGGTCTTTAGCGTCTACAACCGGCTCATGGAGCATGTTTATTGCACCCGGGCTCACGGGAGAGGAGTGTATCCGAGGAAAGGAAGCAGAAAGCCCGACCCGCAGCAGGCAAAGGCCCTTCCTCCATCAGGTGCAGCACTTCGCACCCAGAAACCCAgccctgccgcccgcgtcctgcTCCGCACGGCGTGTGCAAGGACACTGCATGGCAGCCAGGGCGACCCCCCGCAAAACACTGATCCCCGCAACGATTAGCCCTGTCTGACCCCCCGGCACATTCCTGCAGGCGCTCCCCCCCTCTTCCACGGGGCCAGGCAAGGCCAGGCGGTGGGAGCACAAAGCATCCCTGATTTCTGCTCTCTGGGTCCCTGGCACTTCCTGGGATGGTCCACCTGGGGGTCAGTGCCGCAGCGCTGGCTTCGCAGAGGTTGCGAGGAGCCCAACACGCTGCAGTGACGTGACACCGCCAGCCTGCAGACAGGCCGGGAGGCGTCGCCAACGGGCTTTCAAGCCACCCGAGGCACATTcggcagctgccctgccctgggtgaGAGTGAATGTGAGCAGCCTCGGCAGTCGGGGTTCGGCTTCTGAAGCCGAGGCGCTAGGGGCCCCACGACTAGCGGAGGGGACCGTGATTCCGTTTACGTCACTGTCACTTGCTGGGAAGCGTGTCGGTAGCCCAGGGGGCCGGCTCTGGAAGCGCAGGGGCTCCGGACGCTGGCCCGGAGGAGTGGCCCAATGCTCACCCTGAAGTGCTGAGGGCCTGGGAACAGCGTTTACGGGGATCCCGACACCGCCAGCCCCAGGGCATGAGCGAACACTGGGAAGTCAGTGGTGAAGCCAGGCAAGAGAGCGCCAGTAAAGAggccagagtcctggctcccggcccctcccccccactctaaccactagaccccactcccctcccagagccagggataggccccaggagtccgggctccctTTCAACCACGGGAGAGACTGCAATAAACGAGCAGGCACGGTGCTTGGGGAATGGAATTTTTAATGTTTCTAAAAGGAAAatcgggggggggaaggatgaaCCGGGATGGGGGGGTGTCACGGCGGgagaggttgggggaggaggtgctgccTGGGttgagacacacacagagcagggctcagcccttccagtggggggcagcaaggatccccccccccactccctgctctggGGGACTGGGGAAATCAGTCCCCCAACAATGCAGGCTCCACTAGGCCCTGGCACCTCGGGGTAGTGCAGGCCCCATGCTCAGATTCAGTTGGATTCCTGGGCCAGCAGCGTCACCCCTCCTGTGGAGAGAGGACAAAACAAGCTCAGAGCTGGAATGAGGTGCAGCCACTGAAACCCAGCTGCCTCCCCTCAGAGCCAGGAGAGCTGCTCTCGTGAGCCGTTATGGGCGGCtgttccccagctgccctgccccagaggtggctgcacctcAGAGCCAGGTGAGCCGCCTCCAGGCACTGTTACAAGCGGCtgttccccagctgccctgccccagaggtggctgcattccagAGCCAGGCGAGCCGTCCCCCTGTGCCATTACGGGCGGCTGTTccccggctgccctgccccagaggtggctgcaccgTAGAGCCAGGAGAACTGTCCCCGTGCACCGTTACAAGTGGCTGTTCCCCGGCtggcctgccccagaggtggctgcatcccagAGCCAGGCGAGCTGTCTGGGACATCCCTGCACGTGCGTAGGAGCAGGCAGCTCAGTGTTGCACCCCCCACGGTGGGTTTGCCCCACGTGCTGGGCTAGGGGCCAGGTGAGGCATCTACTGGACACGGGTGcttggcggggccgggccgggcggctgTGTCCCGGTGGGATTTCCGTAGGGGAAGCTCTGGAGAGCGGCTCTGGGCGGGCACTTGGAACGTTTGTGTCTGGGACACAGCAGCAGGCGCCGGGGGCCTGTGGCACGGGGGTGGCGATTCCCTGACCGGCTCTGCTGCATGGGCAGTGGCCCCTCGGTGCTGCCGATAACCCCCAGGGGCTCGGCTGGGAGCCTGCCCGCCCGGAGGGGCCCCCGGCTGCTTGCCGAGGAAGGACACGGGCAGGGAGCTGTCCTCTGACCCGCTCCAGTTTGGGAGGTGCCATCCCACCAGGGGACCCCGGGTGTCCCTCCGCCTGGGCAAGGGGACACAAGGGGCCCTCCAGGGTCCTCCAGGGTCCCACTCCCGCCCGTCACTCCCCAAGGACTAAGGGCCCGGATGGAGTTGCTGACCCCGCCAGACACAGGACGTGCTCCCGAGACTGGTGAGCCGGCGGCTTGTTCCTCCTCCGCTCAGAGCCTGGCCCAGGCACGTTGCAATTGGAGCGTCTGGCCAAGTCTTCATCcgtcctcctcccaccccctcctgctttgTGCACAAACCTTTCCATGGCAGCTGCTAAAGGGTCGGCCCAGCGGCTCTTTGGGGGAGAGCCGAGGTATCAATCGCCCTGGCACTGGGGCTGGtccctttgggactgggagaacctgtctGGAGCTGGggagatgggttagaacctctcccctgtgtgaggggggctgggtggggcacagggagcactggggtgtctgaggggaggtggggggatgggttagaacctctgccctgtgtgaggggggctgggtggggcacagggagcactggggtgtctgaggggaggtggggggatgggttagaacctctcccctgtgtgaggggggctgggtggggcacagggagcactggggtgtctgaggggaggtggggggatgggttagaacctctcccctgtgtgaggggggctgggtggggcacagggagcactggggtgtctgaggggaggtggggggatgggttagaacctctgccctgtgtgaggggggctgggtggggcacagggagcactggggtgtctgaggggaggtggggggatgggttagaacctctgccctgtgtgaggggggctgggtggggcacagggagcactggggtgtctgaggggaggtggggggatgggttagaacctctcccctgtgtgaggggggctgggtggggcacagggagcactggggtatctgaggggaggtggggggatgggttagaacctctgccctgtgtgagggggcctgggggggcacagggaacactggggtgtctgagggaggtggggggatgggttagaacctctcccctgtgtgaggggggctgggggggcacagggaacactggggtgtcgggggggatTTGCTTGTGAGGCTCCTTGCTGGCCAGGTGCTCAGTGCGGCTGGTTTGGTGCCTGACTGAGGAGGCTGCGAGTAGCCCTGGTTCCAggcaatttgccctgatttgcCCCCCTCAGCGGTGCCCCCAGCCCCGTGGTAATGACACCATCCCCATGCAGGGCTATGTggggctctcccccagccctctggggGCTGCAGTAAATGgtagtggggatgctgagagccatttaACAAAAACGCCAACTTGGCACATGCTAGATGCCACCCCAGTCAGCCCGCAGCCGCCCCTGCCCAGAGGTGTCCGCATCCCAGCGCTGAGTGAGCCCGCCCCGTGTGTGCGCCGCCCctgcccagaggtggccgcatcccAGCGCTGGGTGAGCCCGCCCCGTGTGTACACCGCCCCTGCCCAGAGGTGTCCGCATCCCAGCGCTGAGTGAGCCCGCCCCGTGTGTACACCGCCCCTGCCCAGAGGTGTCCGCATCCCAGCGCTGGGTGAGCCCGCCCCGTGTGTACGCCGCCCCTGCCCAGAGGTGTCCGCATCCCAGCGCTGGGTGAGCCCGCCCCGTGTGTACACCGCCCctgcccagaggtggccgcatcccAGCGCTGGGTGAGCCCGCCCCGTGTGTACACCGCCCCTGCCCAGAGGTGTCCGCATCCCAGGGCTGGATGAGCCCGCCCCGTGTGTACACCGCCCctgcccagaggtggccgcatcccAGCGCTGAGTGAGCCCGCCCCGTGTGTACGCCGCCCGTGCCCAGAGGTGTCCGCATCCCAACGCTGAGTGAGCCCGCCCCGTGTGtacactgcccctgcccagagaTGGCCGCATTTCCGATGCACCCCCGGGCAAGCTCACCGGTCAGCAGGAAGACGGGGACGGAGACCCAGCCCACGCCGACAGACCAGCCGAAGGACATGTGGGGCCACATGAACTTGATGAAGCTGTTCAGGTCGCTGGTGAACACGGCCATCCCAACCAGGACACAGAAACCTAGGccacagggaacagtgtgggtgCCCCGCAGGGCCGCCCGGCACAGGGCCAGACCTCCCCCGGGccggctgggggcacaggggagCCGTGGGCCCGGGCGGTACCTGCGCTGAAGCTGCCCATGGCAGAGACCATGAGGGGGAGCACAGAGTCGAAGCTGGAGCCGCTGAACAGGACGAGGAGGGTGAAGGCAGAGAGCAGCCCCGCCAGCAGGCCCAGCATCAGGAACAGCTTGGTCGCCTCGATGTAatctgagggagacagagagccCGGGGTGACGTGGAGAGGAACCCCCCAGCACACTCAAATAGAGCCCAGGAGGCTGCCCCCCGacaccactcccctcccagagctggggatagaacccgAGTCCCGGCTCCttctgctctaacccctagaccccactcccctcccagagctggggatggaacccaagagtcctggctcctcctgctctaacccctagaccatactcccctcccagagctggggatagaacctGAGTCCCGgctcctcctgctctaacccctagaccccactcccctcccagagctggggatggaaCCCAAGAGTCCCGGCTCCttctgctctaacccctagaccccactcccctcccagagctggggatagaacccgAGTCCCGgctcctcctgctctaacccctagacccccctcccctcccagagctggggatagaacccgagtcctgcctcctcctgctctaacccctagaccccactccctcccagagctggggatagagcccaagagtcctggctccttctgctctaacccctagaccccactcccctcccagagctggggatagaacccgAGTCCCGgctcctcctgctctaacccctagacctccctcccctcccagagctggggatagaacccgagtcctgcctcctcctgctctaacccctagaccccactcccctcccagagctggggatagaacccaagagtcccagctcctcctgctctaacccctagaccctactcccctcccagagctggggatagaacccgAGTCCCGgctcctcctgctctaacccctagaccctactcccctcccagagctggggatagaacccaagagtcccggctcctcctgctctaacccctagaccccactcccctcccagagctggggatagaacccaagagtcctggctcctcctgctctaacccctagaccccactcccctcccagagctggggatagaacccaaGAGTCCCGGCTCCTcttgctctaacccctagactccactcccctcccagagctggggatagaacccaagagtcccggctcctcctgctctaacccctagaccccactcccctcccagagctggggatagaacccaagagtcctggctcctcctgctctaacccctagactccactcccctcccagagctggggatagaacccaagagtcccggctcctcctgctctaacccctagactccactcccctcccagagctggggatagaacccaaGAGTCCCGGATCCTcgtgctctaacccctagaccccactcccctcccagagctgggaatagaacccaagagtcccggctcctcctgctctaacccctagacccccctcccctcccagagctggggatagaacccgagtcctgcctcctcctgctctaacccctagactccactcccctcccagagctggggatagaacccaagagtcctggctcccagccccccctccctgaCCCGCTGCAGCTGGCTGGTGGCAGTGGTGCCTTCCTGGGTGTTGCTGGCTGTCCTCACCTGGCATTTGCGAGGGCATGACGCACAGGGAGTTCACGCAGATCTTCCAGAGCCCGGAGCAGATGAAGACGTCGCCTCGTCTCGCCTCCAGCCAGTGCtcggagcccagggccagcagcagcagcaggaggctgagcagggccaggcaggtgcAGGAGACCTGGAGGGGCAGCTTCAGGGAGAGagttctggggaggggggctgcaccGGGATCCGGGGggctcctggggtggggagagcgagAGTCAGCAGGAAACGCCGGCCCGGGCGTAAGGGCCGGGTCTGGGTAGGCAGCCAGCTCTATAAGGGGgggtctggggagagagggagcggggagggggatgggtggaggtgagggggaggggatggagggaggggttgtggggtgGCCCTTACCCAGACATCAGTCTCTCTGGATTAccaactgccatggaaccttccccccccaccctggaccCAGTGCGGGATCTGGGGAGACCCCAGGCCCTGCCGGAGCAgctcccaggagggctggggtgcgtggggatggatggatggaggagtgtggggggggagggctgcatgGGGCTGTGGGGCCAGATGGACCCCTAGggtcccccagcccaggggcctcGGTCCCAATTAGCCCTGGTGCCCAGGGGCGCCTAGAGCGGCCGGCACCGAGAAggcccagggtggggcaggctgcgcACTGCAGAGCAGATCCCCAAACGTGAACACGGCCATTGGCTTCACCCGCCAGGCCCTCGCGGCGCTGCTGAGCCCCGCCCAGACTCCGGCCATCGCTCGGGCAACAAAACCCCCATTGGCCTTTCCCTTCGCCTGTTTGCCTGGACCCGGGTGTCCACGGGGCGCCTCACCACTGGCGGCACCAGCCAGCGCCCAGCATTTCCAAGCGCCCGCCCCCGGGACTCGGCAAGAACCTTCTGTCTTTGCCCGACAGCAGAGATGGGCAGGATCCGGCCTGGGGCCGGCTgtggcccacctaacactgtgatctggctgtagcccggggctggctgtggcccacctaacactgtgatctggctgtAGCCCAGGGCCGGCTgtggcccacctaacactgtgatctggctgtAGCCCGGGGCCGGCTgtggcccacctaacactgtgatctggctgtAGCCCAGGGCCGGCTgtggcccacctaacactgtgatctggctgtagcccggggccagctgtgacccacctaacactgtgatctggctgtAGCCCGGGGCCGGCTgtggcccacctaacactgtgatctggctgtagcccagggctggctgtggcccacctaacactgtgatctggctgtagcccagggctggctgtggcccacctaacactgtgatctggctgtAGCCCAGGGCCGACTGtgacccacctaacactgtgatctggctgtAGCCCAGGGCCGGCTgtggcccacctaacactgtgatctggctgcAGCCCATGGCCGGCTgtggcccacctaacactgtgatctggctgcagcccagggccggcTGTGGCCCACCTAACAATGTGATCTGACTGCAGCCCACTTAACACTATGATCTGGATGTAGCCCAGGGCCGACTgtggcccacctaacactgtgatctggctgcAGCCCACTTAACACTATGATCTGGCTGTAGcccggggctggctctggcccacttaacactgtgatctggctgtagcccagggtcaactgtggcccacctaacactgtgatctgggtGTAGCCCGGGTCTGACTgtggcccacctaacactgtgatctggctgcggcccaggggccggctgtggcccacctaacactgtgatctggctgcggcccaggggccggctgtggcccacctaacactgtgatctggctgcggcccaggggccggctgtggcccacctaacactgtgatctggctgcGGGCTGCATCTGGCCGTTTTTCCAGGCGGTGCCTCGGGCAGCCGGATCCTGTTTAAATGGCTCGTGGCTGCGGGTCGTGGGGCTCCTCTGGCAGGGGCCGGGGccacgagccctttgctgtgtttccagttcacagccctgagcccacACAACTCTGGGGGAAGgccagtccccagccccgccccctctgcctcaggccccgccccttccatgagTGGGGGCAGGATGGAGCCGGCCTGTGATCACAAAATTAATTAAGTGGCCCCCCAGggaaaatgattgcccactcctaCCCTACGGCCTCTTTAACTGTTCCCTGATTCAAAGCCTCATTGGGCTCCCTGTCAgtaaccccccgcccccacacctcccccaaccTTCCCTGTTCTGGAAGAGAACGGGCGTTTCCCTCTCTGCTGGCGGGTGAGGAACATCCCCGAGTCTTCCAGCCCGGACGGAAGTTCCTCAGCATCCTCGGTGTCCTTTGAAGCGCTGCCGGATCTGGGTCGCCGGGAGGAGCGGAGCTTCCAGGAGGGGGGACCGTCTTTCTCTgccagggcggggagctggcgtCTGGCTGCCTCGCCTCCTGGGGGCTTCTGTTCAGCGCTGGGTGAGCCCACCCCGTGTGTGCGCCGCCcctgcccagaggtggctgcatcgctGCGCTGGGTGAGCCTGCCCCGTGTGTGCACCGCCCctgcccagaggtggccgcatcccAGCGCTGGGTGAGCCCGCCCCGTGTGTGCGCCGCCCctgcccagaggtggccgcatcgcTGCGCTGGGTGAGCCCGCCTCGTGTGTGCGCCGCCCctgcccagaggtggccgcatcccAGCGCTGGGTGAGCCCGCCCCGTGTGTGTGCCGCCCctgcccagaggtggccgcattgcTGCGCTGGGTGAGCCCGCCCCGTGTGTGCACCGCCCctgcccagaggtggccgcatcgcTGCGCTGGGTGAGCCCGCCCCGTGTGTACACCGCCcctgcccagaggtggctgcatcgctGCACTGGGTGAGCCTGCCCCGTGTGTGCACCGCCCctgcccagaggtggccgcatcgcTGCGCTGGGTGAGCCTGCCCCGTGTGTGCACCGCCCctgcccagaggtggccgcatcgcTGCGCTGGGTGCGCCTGCCCCATGTGTACGTCGCCcctgcccagaggtggctgcatcccagttgattttgcggaaaaacttgccagtctagacacagcctaaaattgcagagctgctgtggggcagatcccagacctggtgcgagccaggactgcgccagctgctggccagcctgttaaaaaatgtaccggtgtgtgtgtgggtatggggggggggggattggggatgcacatagtctatagcattaacctctaCGCTTTTGCCCATCGGTGAATCGGTTTCTGGACCACCCTGTCCCATCCCTAGCCCAGCCCCTTTGACGCCGTCCAGCCTCCCAACCAGCCGCCAGGCGCAGTCCAGTGAGAAGTTACTTCCAGCTTTTGGCACGAGACAGAATGTTGCTCTGCTCCCCCAAGGCCGCGACGTTACCCGCTGCCTGCCCCCGGGCTGTCCCCCAGATCCCCGCCGGCCGGCCCGGCCGTTAGCACCTGCCACCGAAGGGAGAAGGGGCTTGTTCGATGGGGAAGGAAGCAGACACCCCCAGCTGAGCCCCGAGTCCATCTGTTAGGTTCGTAGCCGCGTGGGGGTGTCTGCCGGCTTACAGGGTCCCTCCAGGGCGCACCCCAGCAGCGGCAGGCCTGGTGCAGCTGCCGGTTTATACCCTTGCCCAGTGGCCTGCACATCCTGTGCCCCAAACCCAGGCTCCCAGCACGGGCACGCAGAAGCCCTTGGAGTCCCCTGGCCCGGGGGTAGCCCCGGCTTCTCTCCCGGGGCCGCTGATTGCCCGCGATGGCCAACCGCCAGGCTAGGCAGTGATCAGTGGGGTGTCGCCAGTCGCAGCTCTCCTGCCGacgcctggcctggcctgcctgCCGCAGGGCTCCTTGCGATTTTCCAGTGTCGATGTGGATAATATAAATGGGCCCCCCATTCCATAggtcccccccagctccagcctggctctgaccctgccccagagggaggaaagagcCCCCCGCAGCCTCTCCTCTGTATCCCTTCCTCTCTAGGGCCCCCTGCTCCGATCCTGGAGGGGCCTCTCAGCCCAGCACCAGCCGTTTAGCAagagacagaacccaggagtcctgggtcccggtcccctccccttgctctgaccactagacaccACTTCCTtcacagagctggggagagaacccaggaggccTGTGCGTCTCCCCCACAGCCATCGCTAAGGGGGAGTGAGTCACCAGACAGGAGGTGCTGAGAACAGGCCTTTAATCTCCAGGGAAcaaggggtctggcaggaggaaaggaaggggaacaGAAAGGTGGGGGCTCTGGAGTGAGCAGGAGCCCtgggtaacacacacacacacacacacacacacacacacacacacacacacagcagggctgattccctccagcagggggcggcagaggacacacacacacacacacacacacacacacacacacagagcagggctgattccctccagcagggggcggcagaggagacacacacacacacacacacacacacacacactcacacacacacacacacaaagcagggctgattccctccagcagggggcagcaggggacacacacacacacacacacactcacacagagcagggctgattccctccagcagggggcggcagaggagacacacacacacacacacacacacacacacacactcacacacacacacacacaaagcagggctgattccctccagcagggggcagcaggggacacacacacacacacacacacacacacacacacacacagagcagggctgatTCCTTCCAGCAGGGGGTGgcagaggacacacacacacacacacacacacacagagcagggctgattccttccagcagggggcagcagaggacacacacacacacacacacacacacacacacacacaggagagaGCAGGGCTGATACTCTTCATCaaggggtgcagggacacataCACCCCAAGGCTGATTCCCACCATCAGGGGGAATTCCCACACACCCCTGtggcagggacacacacacacac includes:
- the LOC112547471 gene encoding protein NKG7-like isoform X2, whose amino-acid sequence is MLGAGWCRQWSPPDPGAAPLPRTLSLKLPLQVSCTCLALLSLLLLLLALGSEHWLEARRGDVFICSGLWKICVNSLCVMPSQMPDYIEATKLFLMLGLLAGLLSAFTLLVLFSGSSFDSVLPLMVSAMGSFSAGFCVLVGMAVFTSDLNSFIKFMWPHMSFGWSVGVGWVSVPVFLLTGGVTLLAQESN
- the LOC112547471 gene encoding protein NKG7-like isoform X1 translates to MQPSPPTLLHPSIPTHPSPPGSCSGRAWGLPRSRTGSRVGGEGSMAVGNPERLMSGSPPDPGAAPLPRTLSLKLPLQVSCTCLALLSLLLLLLALGSEHWLEARRGDVFICSGLWKICVNSLCVMPSQMPDYIEATKLFLMLGLLAGLLSAFTLLVLFSGSSFDSVLPLMVSAMGSFSAGFCVLVGMAVFTSDLNSFIKFMWPHMSFGWSVGVGWVSVPVFLLTGGVTLLAQESN